The following proteins come from a genomic window of Winogradskyella sp. PC-19:
- a CDS encoding YceI family protein, producing MKKLLTSSLFITLFAFSFAQNSSIEFKIKNLGINVDGFFKTFTVTTKFDDSNTLIDFSSEIKVKSIETGIDSRDEHLLEEDYFHTSKHPLITLDVAELYKKSSSNYTAKVNLKIKGKVKQLSIPLQLEITKTHRKITSEFEINRKDFGVGGSSFVMSKTVKIKVVHVENIQ from the coding sequence ATGAAAAAACTGTTAACGTCATCTCTCTTTATAACACTATTTGCATTTAGTTTTGCTCAAAATTCTTCAATAGAATTTAAGATTAAAAACCTTGGGATTAATGTCGATGGATTTTTCAAAACTTTTACCGTAACCACAAAGTTTGACGATTCTAATACGCTTATAGACTTCAGCAGTGAAATTAAAGTAAAATCTATTGAAACAGGAATTGACAGCCGTGATGAGCATCTGTTAGAAGAAGACTATTTTCACACATCAAAACACCCGTTAATCACCTTAGATGTTGCAGAGTTATACAAAAAATCAAGCAGTAATTACACAGCAAAAGTGAATTTAAAAATTAAAGGAAAAGTAAAACAACTATCAATTCCATTACAATTGGAAATCACAAAGACACATAGAAAAATAACCTCTGAATTTGAAATTAATAGAAAAGACTTCGGAGTTGGTGGCAGCAGTTTTGTTATGAGTAAAACTGTAAAAATTAAGGTGGTTCATGTCGAAAATATTCAATGA
- a CDS encoding 3-oxoacyl-ACP synthase yields MNIKKQLYKESETILYKRLEVIQHTISDIQKALQSETKSSAGDKHETGRAMLQLEREKAGNQLAELQKQIELLHKINTEALHNKAVLGSIVKTTELNYFISVSVGEIKIEHESFYAISAATPIGRLLISKEVGDVIQFRTQQFKIIEVL; encoded by the coding sequence ATGAATATCAAAAAACAATTATATAAAGAATCTGAAACAATTCTCTACAAACGTTTAGAAGTCATTCAGCATACTATTTCTGATATTCAAAAAGCATTACAATCCGAAACTAAAAGTTCTGCAGGAGACAAGCACGAAACTGGTCGAGCGATGCTACAATTAGAACGCGAAAAAGCAGGTAATCAATTAGCAGAATTACAAAAACAAATAGAACTACTTCACAAAATAAATACTGAAGCGTTGCATAACAAAGCCGTACTAGGTAGTATTGTAAAAACTACAGAGTTAAATTACTTTATTAGTGTAAGTGTTGGTGAAATAAAAATAGAACATGAATCTTTTTATGCGATTTCAGCCGCAACACCAATCGGAAGACTTTTAATTTCTAAAGAAGTAGGTGATGTAATTCAATTCAGAACGCAACAATTCAAAATTATTGAAGTTTTGTAA